A genomic stretch from Cervus canadensis isolate Bull #8, Minnesota chromosome 27, ASM1932006v1, whole genome shotgun sequence includes:
- the GCSAM gene encoding germinal center-associated signaling and motility protein isoform X2, which produces MGNLLPRENRCSDCHIAEGCFCLPWKKIHIFEARQDSRKQNEETSSAPIQQENGDQGSSEDLCYTLINHSVLGKRPSGISAEESYENVSLKAERPRASLGGTETEYSLLRVPSAPKHPSSPEDEYELLMPGGTLPHSLRQSRPLAPPPQAQFSHL; this is translated from the exons ATGGGGAACTTGCTGCCAAGGGAAAACAG ATGCTCGGACTGCCACATCGCTGAGGGGTGTTTCTGCCTTCCGTG gaaaaaaatacacatttttgaaGCACGACAAGACTCCCGAAAGCAAA atgAAGAAACATCATCTGCTCCCATTCAG CAAGAGAATGGTGACCAGGGCTCCTCGGAGGATCTGTGCTACACCCTCATCAATCACAGCGTCCTTGGGAAAAGGCCGTCGGGGATCTCTGCTGAAGAATCCTATGAGAATGTTTCCCTCAAGGCTGAGAGGCCCAGAGCATCGCTGGGAGGAACCGAGACTGAGTACTCACTCCTTCGCGTGCCCTCCGCCCCTAAGCACCCATCCTCCCCAGAGGACGAGTATGAACTTCTCATGCCCGGCGGAACCTTGCCTCACTCCCTGAGACAGTCACGCCCACTCGCGCCCCCTCCTcaggctcagttttctcatctctga
- the GCSAM gene encoding germinal center-associated signaling and motility protein isoform X1: MGNLLPRENRWQQNTQETPWNLRSQSPKLRLSRCSDCHIAEGCFCLPWKKIHIFEARQDSRKQNEETSSAPIQQENGDQGSSEDLCYTLINHSVLGKRPSGISAEESYENVSLKAERPRASLGGTETEYSLLRVPSAPKHPSSPEDEYELLMPGGTLPHSLRQSRPLAPPPQAQFSHL; this comes from the exons ATGGGGAACTTGCTGCCAAGGGAAAACAG GTGGCAGCAGAACACTCAAGAAACACCCTGGAATCTGAGAAGTCAAAGCCCCAAACTGAGACTATCCAG ATGCTCGGACTGCCACATCGCTGAGGGGTGTTTCTGCCTTCCGTG gaaaaaaatacacatttttgaaGCACGACAAGACTCCCGAAAGCAAA atgAAGAAACATCATCTGCTCCCATTCAG CAAGAGAATGGTGACCAGGGCTCCTCGGAGGATCTGTGCTACACCCTCATCAATCACAGCGTCCTTGGGAAAAGGCCGTCGGGGATCTCTGCTGAAGAATCCTATGAGAATGTTTCCCTCAAGGCTGAGAGGCCCAGAGCATCGCTGGGAGGAACCGAGACTGAGTACTCACTCCTTCGCGTGCCCTCCGCCCCTAAGCACCCATCCTCCCCAGAGGACGAGTATGAACTTCTCATGCCCGGCGGAACCTTGCCTCACTCCCTGAGACAGTCACGCCCACTCGCGCCCCCTCCTcaggctcagttttctcatctctga